A genomic stretch from Hemibagrus wyckioides isolate EC202008001 linkage group LG18, SWU_Hwy_1.0, whole genome shotgun sequence includes:
- the LOC131368849 gene encoding C-type mannose receptor 2-like, with protein sequence MRIGAMFHLLLLLGFYTTGVCLSRQYHFINQNKTWAEAQRYCRENYVDLASIDHAEEELALFRKTDFRSSRKTWIGLYDDLNSWKWSLNNDSFYKEGERVFRNWYITKPRNWGGKSLCASLSRFNGEWQATYCSALLQFLCYDGRIQASERYVLVNEHLNWTEAQRYCREHHTDLASVRSETEDHQIRLIYNIYNTYYYYDIIWIGLYRTRSWSDRSNSSFSNWKPGQPDNYDQNEYCTAVSLNNADSGKWTDENCNQTIPFLCYRTMSSASSRVYYFVNKNKTWIEAQRHCRENYTDLATIENMEEMNSLLNAVNTSYSGLAWIGLYDDPDSWRWSLDDDSLYKEGEKMYTGWYHEPDNYNGKELCVFIRSDGKWSDGDCNNYINFVCYDGRNVTDGYIWVAQFMPWAEAQHYCRQHYTDLASVRNQEDNKKILNLTGGSPAWIGLYRTRLWSDQHESTYENWRPASPYIPEQPDNGLYVFWEHGNQHCTALSLRDYGQWTDEDCLASFPFICYNKFCPGSLCTRQYHFVSENKTWTEAQRYCRGNYIDLATITNMEDMEKLVEAVYGNYSGLAWIGLYDDMNSWKWSLDNDLLYMAGERSFRNWYINKPMNWLGNSACVYFSVFDMVWWEAPCYFTLPFICFDGRRNASENYILVQRYMSWTEAQRYCREIYTDLISVRNEAENLRIRSLLRHYFSNVWIGLYRTSYWSDKSNSSFSYWNQGQPDNYGQSEHCTAVFTNSGTWTDENCGKTFPFFCYRTTSLSSRQYHFINVNKTWTEAQRYCRENYTDLATVENMEEVNTLIYTANSNYSGLAWIGLYGDLGGWRWSLDGDAFYKEGERDFRGWYEEPNNYNGKELCVSMRSTGEWSDQQCTLLLGFICYSGTHREYVWISTRMTWQEAQSFCRANYTDLASVRNETELQRILSIIHNGYEVWIGLYRSRLWSDQSNSTFTFWRPENQGYHISEPDNGLYIFGQSGSQRCTSVDSTGKWTDENCFARFPFLCYSGSNPGVVIVLRMKIQVRGNMPDSQIKELVLMQFQQELTRLGISKILKMRVRNMRKLSA encoded by the exons ATGAGAATTGG AGCCATGTTTCATCTTTTGCTGCTCTTAG GGTTCTACACTACTggagtctgtctctctcgccaGTATCACTTCATTAACCAGAATAAAACTTGGGCTGAAGCACAGAGATACTGCAGAGAGAATTATGTTGACTTAGCCAGTATTGATCATGCTGAAGAAGAGCTGGCTCTTTTTAGAAAGACAGACTTCAGGAGCAGCAGGAAAACCTGGATAGGACTATATGATGATCTGAACAGCTGGAAATGGTCTTTGAATAATGATTCCTTCtacaaagagggagagagagtgttcaGAAACTGGTATATAACGAAACCAAGGAACTGGGGTGGAAAAAGTTTGTGTGCATCACTGTCGAGATTTAATGGAGAATGGCAGGCGACGTATTGCTCTGCATTGCTTCAATTCCTTTGCTACGATG GGAGAATACAGGCCAGTGAAAGATATGTCCTAGTTAATGAGCACTTGAACTGGACTGAAGCTCAAAGATACTGCAGAGAGCATCACACTGATCTGGCCAGTGTAAGAAGTGAGACTGAGGACCACCAGATAAGactgatatataatatatataatacttattattattatgacattATTTGGATCGGCCTGTACAGAACCAGGTCTTGGTCAGATAGAAGCAATTCTTCTTTCAGCAACTGGAAACCAGGACAACCAGATAATTATGATCAGAATGaatactgtactgctgtgtcATTGAATAATGCCGATTCTGGGAAATGGACAGATGAAAACTGCAATCAAACAATCCCATTCCTCTGCTATAGAA CAATGTCATCAGCATCCTCTCgtgtgtattattttgttaACAAGAATAAGACCTGGATTGAAGCACAGAGGCACTGCAGAGAGAATTACACTGACCTGGCTACCATTGAGAACATGGAAGAAATGAACAGCCTTCTTAATGCAGTAAATACGAGCTACTCAGGTTTGGCCTGGATTGGATTATATGATGATCCGGACAGCTGGAGATGGTCTTTGGATGATGATAGTTTGTataaggaaggagagaaaatgTACACTGGGTGGTACCATGAACCTGATAACTACAACGgaaaagagctgtgtgtgtttattcgcTCTGACGGCAAATGGTCTGATGGAGATTGTAACAATTATATAAATTTCGTTTGCTATGATG GAAGAAATGTAACAGATGGTTACATCTGGGTTGCCCAGTTCATGCCCTGGGCAGAAGCTCAGCATTACTGCAGACAGCATTACACAGACCTGGCCAGTGTGAGGAATCaagaagataataaaaaaatcctcaACCTCACAGGTGGCTCTCCTGCATGGATTGGCTTATACAGGACCAGACTCTGGTCAGACCAGCACGAGTCTACCTATGAAAACTGGAGACCAGCCAGTCCATATATTCCAGAACAACCAGACAATGGTTTATATGTTTTTTGGGAACATGGCAATCAGCATTGCACAGCTCTATCACTTAGAGATTATGGGCAGTGGACAGATGAGGACTGCTTAGCTTCATTCCCTTTTATCTGCTATAACA AATTCTGCCCAGGATCATTATGCACCCGTCAGTATCACTTTGTTTCTGAGAACAAGACCTGGACTGAAGCCCAGAGATACTGCAGAGGGAATTATATTGACCTGGCCACCATTACTAACATGGAGGACATGGAAAAACTGGTTGAAGCAGTATATGGAAACTATTCTGGTTTAGCATGGATTGGACTGTATGATGACATGAACAGCTGGAAATGGTCTCTGGATAATGATCTTTTATACATGGCGGGAGAGAGAAGCTTTAGAAACTGGTATATAAACAAACCAATGAACTGGCTTGGAAATAGTGCGTGTGTATACTTTTCAGTGTTTGACATGGTATGGTGGGAGGCACCTTGCTATTTCACACTGCCATTCATTTGCTTTGATG GAAGGAGAAATGCTAGTGAAAACTATATCTTGGTTCAGCGATACATGAGCTGGACTGAAGCTCAGAGATACTGCAGAGAAATTTACACAGACCTGATCAGCGTGAGGAACGAGGCCGAGAACCTGAGAATACGATCATTACTCCGTCATTATTTTAGCAATGTATGGATTGGTCTATACAGAACATCATATTGGTCAGATAAAAGCAACTCCTCTTTCAGCTATTGGAATCAAGGACAGCCTGATAATTATGGACAGAGCGAACACTGTACTGCAGTTTTTACTAACTCTGGGACGTGGACAGATGAGAACTGTGGTAAAACCTTCCCATTCTTCTGCTATAGGA CAACATCATTATCCTCTCGTCAGTATCACTTTATTAATGTGAATAAGACCTGGACGGAAGCCCAAAGATACTGCAGAGAGAATTACACTGACCTGGCTACTGTTGAGAACATGGAGGAAGtgaacacactcatttacacagcAAATAGCAACTATTCTGGTTTAGCCTGGATTGGATTGTATGGTGATCTGGGCGGCTGGAGATGGTCTTTAGATGGTGATGCTTTCTATAAGGAGGGTGAGAGAGACTTCAGAGGATGGTATGAAGAGCCAAATAACTACAATGGGAAAGAGCTGTGTGTTTCCATGCGCAGCACAGGAGAATGGTCTGATCAGCAGTGTACACTGTTATTGGGATTTATTTGCTATAGTG GTACACACAGGGAATATGTGTGGATTTCTACTAGAATGACATGGCAAGAAGCTCAGAGTTTCTGCAGAGCGAATTACACAGACCTGGCCAGTGTGAGGAACGAAACAGAGCTTCAGAGGATACTGAGCATAATTCACAATGGCTATGAGGTATGGATAGGTTTATATAGGAGCCGATTGTGGTCAGATCAGAGCAACTCAACTTTTACATTCTGGAGACCAGAGAATCAAGGATACCACATATCTGAACCTGATAATGGTTTGTATATCTTTGGACAATCTGGAAGCCAACGCTGCACCTCAGT